Proteins from a genomic interval of Kitasatospora kifunensis:
- a CDS encoding (2Fe-2S) ferredoxin domain-containing protein encodes MGRRRSGEDGTAAGRGGAGRCTVTVCRGCCCGTPEKVPGLDHAAQLTGLRAALAGVAEVRPVGCLDACERANVIVIQPSPQGRRAGGRPVWLGQVNDEEAARDITAWVAAGGPGAVEPPGVLDLYAFSPSRRIREALED; translated from the coding sequence ATGGGCAGGCGGCGAAGTGGTGAAGACGGTACGGCGGCAGGTCGCGGCGGTGCGGGGCGCTGCACCGTGACGGTGTGCCGCGGCTGCTGCTGCGGCACCCCCGAGAAGGTCCCCGGTCTTGATCACGCGGCCCAGCTCACCGGCCTGCGCGCGGCTCTCGCCGGGGTGGCCGAGGTGCGTCCGGTCGGCTGTCTGGATGCCTGCGAGCGCGCGAACGTGATCGTCATACAGCCCTCGCCCCAGGGGCGGCGGGCCGGTGGACGGCCGGTCTGGTTGGGGCAGGTCAACGACGAGGAGGCGGCGCGGGACATCACCGCCTGGGTGGCGGCCGGCGGTCCTGGTGCGGTGGAGCCGCCGGGCGTCCTCGACCTCTACGCGTTCAGCCCCTCGCGCCGGATCCGGGAGGCACTGGAGGACTGA
- a CDS encoding SGM_3592 family protein, whose translation MSSANAPSGGDEDGVEPVGDWDEVELDEAFVRSAPVVEPSGRARMLAARWRREPPEPQPWRSDRPPAGWFWSRVRKGRWRRG comes from the coding sequence ATGAGCAGCGCGAACGCGCCGTCCGGCGGAGATGAGGACGGTGTCGAACCGGTGGGTGACTGGGACGAAGTGGAGCTGGACGAGGCGTTCGTCCGCTCGGCACCGGTGGTCGAGCCGTCCGGGCGGGCGCGGATGCTCGCCGCGCGCTGGCGGCGCGAGCCGCCCGAGCCGCAGCCGTGGCGCTCCGACCGGCCGCCGGCCGGCTGGTTCTGGAGCCGGGTGCGCAAGGGGCGCTGGCGTCGGGGCTGA
- a CDS encoding terpene synthase family protein: MTTITDARHTDLYVSAATFLTEYGLHPDPATYLAHGYVDLCLAAWPTASGAELDLATRWALWTWIVDDVFDGEMLGESRQTVGEFTLSLLLVAGGSTRPGHADHPALHALADLADDTSALMPDAWWQRYLTHLDDWIHAASAKLLDFVQPQRTPTLRQYLMIRPTDGGMLLAAMWCELAERCVTPDWNDALVQSLLRSFSTVGCLTNDLAANDSDTFTAADALRTSTSQALPPAQAHQQVQALLDAEERRFWWLYTAVREDDLDAATRRLARSLDNFRRALAAWTRESTRYARYTEPEPRPIGAELTR; the protein is encoded by the coding sequence ATGACCACCATCACCGACGCCCGGCACACGGACCTGTATGTCAGTGCCGCCACCTTCCTGACGGAGTACGGTCTCCACCCCGACCCGGCGACGTACTTGGCACACGGATACGTCGACCTGTGCCTGGCCGCCTGGCCGACCGCCTCCGGTGCCGAACTCGACCTCGCCACCCGCTGGGCCCTGTGGACCTGGATCGTCGACGATGTCTTCGATGGGGAGATGCTGGGCGAATCCCGGCAAACCGTCGGTGAGTTCACCCTCTCCCTCCTCCTGGTCGCGGGCGGCAGCACCCGACCCGGGCATGCCGACCACCCCGCCCTGCACGCGCTCGCCGACCTCGCCGACGACACCAGCGCGCTCATGCCCGACGCGTGGTGGCAGCGCTACCTGACGCACCTGGACGACTGGATCCACGCCGCCTCCGCCAAACTGCTCGACTTCGTCCAGCCCCAACGCACCCCCACCCTGCGCCAGTACCTGATGATCCGACCCACCGACGGCGGAATGCTGCTCGCCGCCATGTGGTGCGAACTGGCCGAACGGTGCGTCACCCCCGACTGGAACGACGCCCTCGTCCAGTCCCTCCTGCGCAGCTTCTCCACCGTAGGTTGCCTGACCAACGACCTCGCCGCCAACGACTCCGACACCTTCACCGCAGCCGACGCCCTGCGCACCAGCACCAGCCAGGCACTGCCACCAGCCCAGGCCCACCAGCAGGTGCAAGCGCTGCTGGACGCCGAGGAACGCCGGTTCTGGTGGCTGTACACGGCGGTCCGCGAGGACGACCTCGATGCCGCCACCCGCCGCCTCGCACGCTCGCTCGACAACTTCCGCCGCGCGCTGGCTGCTTGGACCCGCGAGAGTACCCGGTACGCCCGGTACACCGAGCCCGAGCCTCGCCCGATCGGCGCCGAGCTCACGCGGTGA
- a CDS encoding transcriptional regulator, with protein MARPLGNTALKAARQAVGLSSQPAFADALSAAARQLGMGEVVVSLRQIRRWESDTPPWPQDDYQRLLVHVLHLPVEQLGFKSPWSHATSAPPARQPAAAPGARYSAPALRSALPRPNSTSASQPPTIGADYAIVTQAHRRLYWSVAPATLHQAVTEHANLGLALLGETAGIARRILATALAESLLLAGRIQFFDLRQPAQAEPTYLRALQAAGDADDSLLGSAVLAHSAFIPGWAGLHEDAAERMTAARTYARRGPASAELLAWLDAVEAECLTRCGDHRAALALLRRAEDVLATGNQHGSPDWFTWFSPIRLAAFRGNTELLAGHLPQARTTLESVLDQLGATDGKQRVVVLGDLASVEAASGRPEAACERLEQALDQLAVTWYATGMDRVREARRALTPWQDQPEVERVDDRLYSWTAMLSSLQR; from the coding sequence ATGGCTCGACCTCTCGGTAACACAGCACTGAAGGCGGCCCGACAGGCGGTCGGGCTCTCCTCGCAGCCCGCGTTCGCCGATGCCCTCAGCGCAGCTGCAAGACAGCTCGGCATGGGTGAGGTCGTGGTGAGCCTTCGTCAGATCCGCAGATGGGAATCGGACACGCCACCGTGGCCGCAGGACGACTACCAGAGACTCCTGGTGCACGTGCTGCACTTACCGGTCGAGCAGCTCGGCTTCAAGTCCCCTTGGTCCCACGCCACGTCCGCCCCACCGGCCCGGCAGCCTGCAGCAGCGCCCGGAGCACGGTACAGCGCCCCCGCACTTCGCTCAGCGCTTCCACGGCCCAACAGCACCTCTGCGTCCCAGCCGCCCACCATCGGTGCGGACTACGCGATAGTCACCCAGGCCCACCGGCGCCTCTACTGGAGCGTCGCCCCCGCCACCCTCCACCAGGCCGTCACTGAACATGCGAACCTCGGTCTCGCTCTGCTCGGCGAGACCGCCGGCATCGCACGCCGCATCCTCGCCACGGCGCTGGCCGAGTCACTACTGCTCGCCGGCCGCATCCAGTTCTTCGACCTCCGACAGCCCGCGCAGGCCGAGCCCACCTACCTCCGCGCTCTGCAGGCCGCTGGCGACGCCGACGACTCTCTCCTCGGCTCGGCGGTCCTAGCGCATTCGGCATTCATCCCCGGTTGGGCTGGCCTGCATGAGGACGCCGCAGAGCGGATGACCGCAGCCCGCACATATGCGCGTCGCGGCCCCGCCTCCGCCGAACTGCTCGCTTGGCTGGACGCAGTCGAGGCTGAGTGCCTCACCCGATGCGGCGACCACCGCGCGGCGCTCGCTCTGCTCCGGCGTGCCGAAGATGTCCTTGCCACAGGCAACCAGCATGGTTCACCGGATTGGTTCACCTGGTTCTCGCCGATCCGGCTCGCCGCGTTCCGAGGAAACACTGAGTTGCTCGCCGGTCACCTGCCGCAGGCCCGCACCACCTTGGAGTCAGTGCTCGACCAATTGGGCGCCACGGACGGCAAGCAGCGCGTTGTCGTGTTAGGCGACCTCGCTTCGGTAGAGGCCGCGAGTGGCCGACCTGAGGCTGCCTGCGAGCGGCTGGAGCAGGCACTCGACCAGCTAGCGGTCACCTGGTACGCGACTGGCATGGATCGCGTCCGCGAGGCCCGGCGGGCCCTGACTCCCTGGCAGGATCAGCCAGAAGTCGAGCGGGTCGATGATCGCCTCTACTCCTGGACGGCCATGCTCAGCTCGCTGCAGCGTTGA
- a CDS encoding HAD family hydrolase, translating to MVIKAVVFDVGECLVDETREYGTWADWLGVPRHTFVAQFGAVIAEGRDYRETFQVFRPGFDLYEERERRAAAGKPEWFGEDDLYPDVRPALTQLRADGLWLAIAGNQTVRAGGILRELFTDDVDLIGTSDDWRASKPDPLFFERVAEVTPAKPSEILYVGDRLDNDIRPAVTAGMHTALIRRGPWGWIQQNDPAAADLATFRIDSLAELPELIAKFNAAAS from the coding sequence ATGGTGATCAAGGCTGTGGTGTTCGATGTCGGTGAGTGCCTGGTGGACGAGACCCGCGAGTACGGCACCTGGGCCGATTGGCTCGGCGTGCCTCGGCATACCTTCGTCGCTCAGTTCGGCGCCGTCATCGCTGAGGGGCGCGACTACCGCGAGACCTTCCAGGTCTTCCGGCCGGGCTTCGACCTCTACGAGGAGCGCGAGAGGCGCGCTGCCGCTGGCAAGCCGGAGTGGTTCGGCGAGGACGACCTCTATCCGGACGTGCGGCCGGCACTCACGCAGCTCCGCGCGGACGGCCTGTGGCTGGCCATCGCTGGCAACCAGACCGTTCGCGCAGGCGGCATCCTGCGCGAGCTGTTCACCGACGATGTCGACCTGATCGGCACTTCGGATGACTGGCGTGCCTCCAAGCCCGACCCGCTGTTCTTCGAGCGCGTTGCCGAGGTTACGCCTGCCAAGCCCAGCGAGATCCTGTACGTAGGCGACCGCCTGGACAACGACATCCGACCAGCGGTCACGGCTGGGATGCACACAGCGTTGATCCGCCGGGGCCCGTGGGGCTGGATCCAGCAGAACGACCCGGCCGCCGCCGACCTGGCCACATTCCGCATTGACTCGCTCGCCGAACTGCCCGAGCTGATCGCCAAGTTCAACGCTGCAGCGAGCTGA
- a CDS encoding NUDIX hydrolase — MLLYMSSSTPEQPSTPLHSVSVAGAVIREDGRVLAIRRADNGTWEPPGGVLELTESVEDGVRREVYEETGIKVSVERLTGVYKNVSRGVVALVFRCQPEGGHEQLSDESTAVAWLTRKEVTDRMAEVYAVRLLDALKDEAAPRVRTHDGRTLINVPQAD, encoded by the coding sequence ATCCTCCTGTACATGAGCAGCAGCACCCCGGAGCAGCCGTCAACGCCTCTCCACTCCGTGTCCGTTGCTGGCGCCGTCATCCGGGAGGACGGCCGGGTGCTGGCGATCAGGCGGGCGGACAACGGGACTTGGGAGCCGCCGGGCGGGGTGCTGGAGCTGACCGAATCCGTCGAGGACGGCGTGCGCCGCGAGGTGTACGAGGAGACCGGCATCAAGGTCTCGGTGGAACGGCTCACCGGCGTGTACAAGAACGTCAGTCGAGGCGTGGTCGCCCTTGTGTTCCGCTGCCAGCCTGAGGGCGGGCACGAGCAGCTGTCGGACGAGTCGACTGCCGTCGCGTGGCTGACCCGAAAAGAGGTGACCGACCGCATGGCCGAGGTCTACGCCGTACGCCTGCTCGACGCTCTCAAGGACGAGGCAGCCCCACGCGTTCGAACGCACGACGGTCGGACGCTCATCAATGTGCCGCAAGCCGACTGA
- a CDS encoding CPBP family intramembrane glutamic endopeptidase, whose protein sequence is MKRTSTSGSSRSDLILFLSISFVGAWITMIPLWVDGLRRTSAAQGTPRLAALCMILMMLVPALTAFGLTARGRGSRQAVRVLGLARATPWRHEVRSVAVALTIPLGLTAAGLTVATLVGWYTPAHLPGPATVAPLVLSALLSVPLYFGEELGWQGYLLPRLLRYGRTRGLLIGGAIWGAWHVPMTALGGSYPGHSVLLGIPVAVVTAMLLGTVIATVRLSTGSVWAAVAAHLSLNEFTLPLTREASGRLVDPLLAGPLSISTWPVTALAVLGIWLAYRRRAGRDQPLPAVEGQLTASR, encoded by the coding sequence ATGAAACGAACGAGCACTTCGGGCAGCTCCCGCTCCGATCTCATCCTCTTCTTGTCGATCAGTTTCGTCGGTGCGTGGATCACCATGATCCCACTCTGGGTGGACGGCCTGCGCCGGACGAGCGCCGCGCAGGGGACGCCGCGACTCGCGGCGCTGTGCATGATCCTGATGATGCTGGTGCCGGCGCTGACTGCGTTCGGTCTCACCGCGCGCGGCCGGGGGTCGCGCCAGGCCGTGCGGGTCCTCGGACTCGCCAGGGCCACACCGTGGCGGCACGAAGTCCGTTCCGTCGCGGTCGCGCTGACGATCCCGCTCGGCCTCACCGCCGCCGGCCTGACCGTGGCCACGCTCGTCGGCTGGTACACCCCCGCGCACCTGCCCGGGCCCGCCACCGTCGCGCCGCTCGTGCTGAGCGCGCTGCTGTCCGTTCCGCTGTACTTTGGTGAGGAACTCGGCTGGCAGGGCTACCTGTTGCCCCGGCTGCTCCGCTACGGCAGGACCCGTGGCCTCCTGATCGGCGGAGCGATCTGGGGGGCGTGGCACGTCCCGATGACGGCGCTCGGCGGAAGCTACCCCGGCCATTCGGTGCTGCTGGGCATACCCGTCGCCGTGGTGACCGCGATGCTGCTCGGAACGGTGATCGCCACCGTCCGGTTGTCCACCGGATCGGTGTGGGCGGCCGTCGCGGCGCACCTGTCGCTCAACGAGTTCACGCTGCCGCTCACCCGCGAGGCGTCGGGCCGCCTCGTCGACCCGCTGCTCGCCGGCCCGCTGAGCATCTCGACCTGGCCGGTGACCGCCCTCGCCGTGCTGGGCATCTGGCTGGCCTACCGACGGCGCGCCGGGCGGGACCAGCCCCTGCCGGCGGTGGAAGGTCAGCTGACCGCGTCCCGCTAG
- a CDS encoding sensor histidine kinase — MNNISMTRASAARSARAAGYCATVFVRGLALVVLVPVLMYSAVLCLVGVGLLILPHELRLLRRLADGERDRLGRWAAASTPPAGPHVRRRLMAVLSDPATGRDLRWAAAMTVAGTALGLIGAALFLFPVAVVVLVGLWWLFPADDPIRLILNVPIDSWGSAVYAGVPQFLLSVLLALFGPPLLARLAASVSRWLLAPSAAAVLAERVSTLDRTRTGAIDAHGNELRRIERDLHDGTQARLVSLAMQLGLAERTLSADPAAVGPLLTRAREGAEEAMAELRDVLRSVYPPILADRGLAGAVSAVVARCPVPATVELGELGQPGGPGGLGDVPAQIEVAVYFAITEALTNVAKHAHAGSVSVTLARAGGTLRAEITDDGRGGAAEGGGTGLRGMRQRIEAVDGVLRVQSPAGGPTVITVECPCGS; from the coding sequence GTGAACAACATATCGATGACGCGAGCGAGTGCGGCGCGTTCGGCCCGTGCCGCCGGGTACTGCGCAACCGTGTTCGTCCGCGGACTGGCCTTGGTCGTGCTGGTGCCCGTCCTCATGTACTCGGCCGTACTCTGCCTGGTCGGCGTGGGTCTACTCATCCTGCCGCACGAGCTCCGGCTGCTGCGCCGGCTGGCCGACGGTGAACGCGACCGGCTGGGACGGTGGGCGGCGGCGTCCACGCCACCGGCCGGGCCGCATGTGCGAAGGCGCCTGATGGCGGTGCTGTCGGACCCGGCAACCGGCCGCGACCTGCGGTGGGCAGCCGCCATGACGGTCGCCGGCACCGCACTCGGGCTCATCGGCGCGGCGCTGTTCCTGTTCCCGGTGGCCGTGGTCGTGCTCGTCGGCCTGTGGTGGCTGTTCCCCGCGGACGATCCGATCAGGCTGATCCTGAACGTCCCGATCGACAGCTGGGGATCCGCGGTCTACGCCGGGGTGCCGCAGTTCCTGCTGAGCGTGCTGCTCGCCCTGTTCGGCCCGCCGCTGCTCGCCAGGCTGGCGGCGTCCGTGAGCCGGTGGCTGCTCGCCCCCTCAGCCGCCGCGGTCCTCGCCGAACGCGTGTCGACACTGGACCGGACACGCACCGGGGCGATCGACGCGCACGGCAACGAACTGCGCCGCATCGAACGGGACCTGCACGACGGCACCCAGGCCCGATTGGTGTCCCTGGCCATGCAACTCGGGCTCGCCGAAAGGACGCTGAGCGCCGACCCCGCCGCGGTCGGCCCGCTGCTGACCCGGGCACGGGAGGGCGCCGAGGAGGCAATGGCCGAACTGCGCGACGTGCTGCGCTCCGTCTACCCGCCGATCCTCGCCGACCGGGGCCTCGCCGGTGCGGTCTCGGCGGTCGTTGCCCGCTGCCCGGTGCCCGCCACCGTCGAACTCGGCGAACTCGGGCAGCCCGGCGGACCCGGCGGACTCGGTGACGTACCGGCGCAGATCGAGGTAGCCGTGTACTTCGCCATCACCGAGGCCCTCACCAACGTGGCCAAGCACGCCCACGCCGGCTCCGTGTCGGTCACCCTGGCCAGGGCCGGCGGCACGCTCCGCGCGGAGATCACCGACGACGGCCGCGGCGGGGCAGCCGAGGGCGGCGGCACCGGGCTGCGCGGCATGCGGCAGCGCATCGAGGCAGTCGACGGCGTACTGCGGGTCCAGAGCCCGGCGGGCGGGCCCACCGTGATCACCGTGGAGTGCCCGTGCGGATCGTGA
- a CDS encoding LuxR C-terminal-related transcriptional regulator: protein MRIVIAEDNALLAQGLTALLEALGNEVLATTEDAESFVTAAVTHRPDVAVVDVRLPPSFTDEGIRAALRAREQVHGLPILVLSQYVEDTYARELLADGTGVGYLLKDRVARVDDFLDALHRVAAGGTALDPDVVRQLLATRGNPLSRLTEREREVLAMMAQGYGNSEIADRLVVTERAVHKHVGNIFVKLDLPPEDSGDRRVLAVLTHLGAPQRQSRRPGPEAD, encoded by the coding sequence GTGCGGATCGTGATCGCCGAGGACAACGCGCTGCTCGCGCAGGGACTGACCGCACTGCTGGAGGCCCTGGGGAACGAGGTGCTCGCCACGACCGAGGACGCCGAGTCCTTCGTGACGGCCGCCGTCACCCACCGGCCGGACGTGGCCGTGGTGGACGTCCGCCTCCCGCCGTCCTTCACCGACGAGGGCATCAGGGCCGCGCTGCGCGCCCGGGAACAGGTCCACGGCCTGCCGATCCTCGTACTCTCCCAGTACGTCGAGGACACCTACGCCCGAGAACTGCTCGCCGACGGCACCGGCGTCGGCTACCTGCTCAAGGACCGGGTCGCCCGCGTCGACGACTTCCTCGACGCGCTCCACCGGGTCGCGGCCGGCGGCACGGCGCTGGACCCCGACGTGGTCCGGCAACTGCTCGCGACACGCGGCAACCCGCTGTCGCGGCTCACCGAGCGCGAACGCGAAGTACTCGCGATGATGGCCCAGGGATACGGGAACTCCGAGATCGCCGATCGCCTCGTGGTCACCGAGCGGGCCGTGCACAAGCACGTCGGAAACATCTTCGTGAAGCTCGACCTCCCGCCCGAGGACAGCGGCGACCGGCGCGTCCTCGCGGTTCTCACCCACCTCGGAGCCCCTCAGCGCCAATCCCGACGGCCTGGACCGGAAGCCGACTAG